TCGCCACATACACGGCGAGACCCAGACGCATCTGAGATGACTCCTTGAAGAGGAAGAGCGCCGCGCGCCTTTGACGCACAGCCAACACTTCCCATCTTCCCGGTCTCAGATGCGTCCCGTCAAGGACGGCAGCCGATCAGCAGGCTGGGGTCAGGCCTGATTTCAGGCCGCGGAACCGCTGAACATGGCACGAGCCACGCCCAGCAGGCGCTCCACGTCCCGGGCCGTCAGGCCCCTCGCCCGAGCGAAGTCCGACAACGGCCGCAGCAAGTCCTCCGTCTGCGCCGGTGTCTCCTCCGTTCCAGCGAAGAGCTCGCCCAGGCTCACGCCCAGGGCGTTGGCCAGGGCGGCAAGGGTTTCCACATGTGCAACACGCTCGCCCCGCTCGATCATCGACAGGAAGGAGACGCTGATCTGCGCACGCTCCGCGAGCTCCTCCTGTGTCCAACGCTCAGGGCGTTGGGTGCGAAGTTCACGGATGCGCTGTCCAATACGTTTGCCGAGTTCCGACACGAAAGACCTCGT
This is a stretch of genomic DNA from Archangium violaceum. It encodes these proteins:
- a CDS encoding helix-turn-helix domain-containing protein encodes the protein MSELGKRIGQRIRELRTQRPERWTQEELAERAQISVSFLSMIERGERVAHVETLAALANALGVSLGELFAGTEETPAQTEDLLRPLSDFARARGLTARDVERLLGVARAMFSGSAA